The following coding sequences are from one Arthrobacter crystallopoietes window:
- a CDS encoding metal-dependent transcriptional regulator: protein MPPNKHSPALSSGSASVQDYVKVIYSFTEWQDEPISSSQLANRLGVANSSVSEMVRKLVELGLAIHEPYSAVELSDEGRRLALAMVRRHRLLETFLVQELDYAWDEVHDEAELLEHTVSDTFIERLSAKLGYPDRDPHGDPIPDAHGAVNIPQAHQLASLDAGHTGRITRISDANPELLRFLSAEDIGLDDHVEVIGHKPFGGPLVVRVGTAGRNRELDLGIEAASALWVFSDKPHAGCALTT, encoded by the coding sequence ATGCCTCCGAACAAGCACAGTCCCGCCCTTAGCAGCGGCTCCGCCAGTGTCCAGGACTACGTCAAGGTGATCTACTCCTTCACCGAGTGGCAGGATGAGCCGATCAGCTCGTCCCAGCTGGCCAACAGGCTGGGCGTCGCCAACTCCTCCGTGTCTGAAATGGTGCGCAAGCTCGTCGAGCTTGGGCTCGCCATCCACGAACCGTACAGCGCCGTGGAGCTGAGTGACGAGGGCCGCCGGCTTGCTCTGGCCATGGTTCGCCGGCACCGGCTGCTGGAGACCTTCCTGGTCCAGGAACTCGACTATGCCTGGGACGAGGTCCACGACGAGGCCGAACTGCTCGAACACACCGTTTCGGACACTTTCATCGAACGGCTGTCCGCCAAGCTCGGCTATCCCGACCGGGACCCGCACGGCGATCCGATTCCGGATGCACACGGCGCCGTAAACATTCCGCAGGCACATCAACTCGCCAGCCTGGATGCGGGCCATACGGGCCGGATCACGCGCATCAGCGACGCGAATCCCGAACTCCTGAGGTTCCTCAGCGCCGAGGACATCGGCTTGGATGACCACGTGGAGGTCATCGGCCACAAGCCTTTCGGCGGCCCCCTGGTAGTCCGCGTCGGTACCGCTGGGCGAAACCGGGAGCTGGATCTGGGTATTGAGGCGGCCTCGGCGCTGTGGGTCTTCAGTGACAAACCCCACGCTGGCTGCGCCCTCACCACATGA